The following proteins come from a genomic window of Rhodohalobacter sp. 614A:
- a CDS encoding S9 family peptidase, with protein sequence MNSISSVFRKSGYLSVFILFLFSFQATAIAQNVVTPQHIASMESVSSTVISSDGQHIAYTVSKPADPYKENAANSLHLYVLEVEEGTTKPYYTSGSVSSVQFRPGQNTLTFLTQRENDDTRSLYEIPLDGGEPVKLFSFSQNILSYSWHNDGNHIAFMANEQKEKSASSLPYEADVYEENLVNRRGYIANVAVSAQSARDIAVEGSIYMMEWSPDGNRLAVSAAPTPHVDDQYMSQKIFIINPDTQQVISEINNEGKLGQIEWSPNGQRLALLAASNINDPIDGRILIVSARGGVPQIIDRNYQGMYNQIKWVEENYIHFLSSESAASRLGKIRFDGAEKMTLFYSDEHAISSFSKSDTTTFSFVASSPSHPGEVFYLPNRENAMHERMTYHNEWLNSVELGRQEMVSYPSRDGEYTIDGILIYPVGYAEGTQVPVITQVHGGPESHYDNGWLTNYSMPGQVAAGKGYAVFYPNYRGSTGRGIDFAFSSQADLAGAEFDDIVDGVDFLIEQGIADPDRIGVTGGSYGGYASAWMSTYYSHRFAAAVMFVGVSDNISKWGESDIPEELYLVHARKRLWNDWDWFLQRSPIFHVENAQTPILIMHGAEDPRVHPSQSLELYRHLKVRKPNLPVRLVYYPGEGHGNRRASAKLDYSYRMLQWFDTYLMSGDATAQKPSWQSPVPEKE encoded by the coding sequence ATGAATTCAATTTCATCAGTGTTCAGAAAATCGGGGTACCTATCTGTTTTTATTCTATTCCTTTTCAGCTTCCAGGCAACGGCTATCGCTCAAAATGTAGTTACGCCACAACACATTGCGAGCATGGAATCCGTATCCAGCACAGTAATTTCCAGTGACGGACAACACATCGCATATACCGTAAGCAAACCTGCCGATCCCTATAAAGAAAACGCGGCAAACAGTTTACACTTGTATGTTCTTGAAGTAGAAGAAGGCACAACCAAACCCTATTACACATCCGGATCTGTAAGCTCCGTGCAGTTTCGGCCGGGACAAAACACCCTTACATTTCTTACCCAGCGAGAAAATGATGATACCCGATCACTTTACGAAATTCCCCTGGATGGAGGAGAGCCTGTAAAACTGTTCAGCTTCAGTCAAAATATTCTCTCTTATTCCTGGCATAACGACGGGAACCATATTGCGTTTATGGCCAACGAGCAGAAAGAGAAATCAGCATCGTCGCTTCCCTACGAAGCCGATGTCTACGAAGAAAATCTTGTAAATCGCAGGGGATACATTGCCAATGTCGCGGTCAGTGCACAAAGTGCGCGTGATATCGCCGTGGAAGGTTCCATTTATATGATGGAATGGAGCCCCGATGGAAACCGGCTTGCTGTTTCTGCTGCTCCCACGCCGCATGTGGACGATCAGTACATGAGCCAGAAGATTTTTATAATCAACCCCGATACTCAACAGGTTATTTCCGAAATCAACAATGAAGGAAAACTTGGGCAGATTGAATGGAGTCCCAACGGGCAGCGTCTTGCTCTTCTTGCCGCATCGAATATTAATGATCCGATTGATGGGCGAATTCTGATCGTTTCGGCCAGGGGAGGTGTTCCGCAGATTATCGACAGAAATTACCAGGGAATGTACAATCAAATTAAATGGGTGGAAGAGAATTATATCCATTTTCTTTCCAGTGAAAGCGCCGCTTCCCGCCTTGGTAAAATTCGCTTTGACGGTGCAGAAAAAATGACGCTTTTCTATTCGGATGAACATGCCATTTCATCCTTTTCAAAATCCGACACAACCACCTTCTCTTTTGTAGCGAGTTCCCCCAGTCATCCGGGCGAAGTTTTTTATCTACCCAATAGAGAAAATGCAATGCATGAACGCATGACTTATCACAATGAATGGCTAAACAGTGTGGAGCTGGGGCGTCAGGAAATGGTTTCGTACCCGTCCAGAGATGGAGAATATACGATTGATGGAATCCTGATTTATCCTGTTGGATATGCGGAAGGAACTCAGGTTCCGGTAATTACACAGGTTCACGGCGGGCCCGAATCGCATTACGATAACGGCTGGCTTACAAACTATTCCATGCCGGGACAAGTGGCCGCAGGTAAAGGATACGCCGTATTTTACCCTAATTACCGAGGTAGCACGGGCCGCGGAATTGACTTTGCATTCAGCAGTCAGGCCGATCTTGCGGGCGCCGAGTTTGATGATATTGTGGATGGAGTTGATTTCCTGATTGAACAGGGAATTGCCGATCCCGATCGCATTGGCGTTACCGGCGGCTCATATGGCGGTTACGCCTCTGCCTGGATGAGCACGTACTACTCGCACCGGTTTGCAGCCGCCGTCATGTTTGTTGGAGTAAGCGACAATATTTCGAAATGGGGAGAGAGCGATATTCCCGAGGAACTTTACCTGGTTCATGCCCGGAAACGACTTTGGAACGACTGGGACTGGTTTTTGCAACGAAGCCCAATTTTTCATGTTGAAAATGCACAAACTCCAATCCTCATTATGCACGGCGCTGAAGATCCGCGCGTTCACCCCTCCCAATCACTTGAACTCTATCGCCATCTGAAAGTACGCAAACCAAACCTTCCGGTTCGGCTTGTTTACTATCCGGGAGAAGGGCACGGTAACAGGCGTGCATCCGCAAAGCTTGATTATTCCTATCGCATGCTTCAGTGGTTTGATACCTACTTGATGAGCGGCGATGCCACTGCACAAAAACCATCCTGGCAGTCACCGGTTCCTGAAAAAGAATAG
- a CDS encoding lasso peptide biosynthesis B2 protein, whose protein sequence is MNKPASTLSIFWSKPLSQKLLLIRVFLLLCVAAVANYLLPFKIYARFLGEINSESAKNPQGVDWDYVDQIAQSVKNVSLAGPFDFKCLVQATAGKILIARKEIESTLYFGVKRDESQQMKAHAWLRVGSKIVLGGEVADEYNIVSTFC, encoded by the coding sequence ATGAATAAACCCGCTTCAACTCTTTCCATTTTCTGGAGCAAACCGCTGAGCCAAAAACTTCTTCTGATTCGGGTTTTTCTGTTGTTATGCGTAGCGGCTGTGGCAAATTATTTGCTGCCATTTAAGATTTACGCCCGATTTCTGGGTGAAATCAATTCGGAATCAGCCAAAAATCCACAAGGTGTTGACTGGGATTATGTAGACCAAATTGCCCAATCCGTAAAAAATGTAAGCCTTGCCGGTCCGTTTGACTTTAAATGCCTTGTGCAGGCCACCGCCGGGAAAATCCTGATCGCCAGAAAAGAAATTGAAAGCACCCTCTATTTTGGGGTGAAAAGGGATGAATCCCAACAGATGAAAGCGCATGCCTGGTTGCGGGTGGGATCCAAAATTGTGCTTGGCGGTGAGGTAGCTGATGAGTATAATATAGTTTCAACATTTTGCTGA
- a CDS encoding thioredoxin family protein: MNRKIIIALLIAGFIGVYAYYSFQQVSPDEIENAPEWIPLETAQKQASDQNKLIMIDIYEVGCQYCRAMEREVYPSPSVRAVLDRDFVPVKINGHSENTVIYKGEEMTEQQFASQMGVTAYPFTVIMDGEGNVIDSRRGYMNIVNFSRFLRDSVEKAT, from the coding sequence ATGAACAGAAAAATCATCATCGCCCTGCTGATTGCCGGCTTTATCGGCGTTTATGCGTATTACTCCTTCCAACAGGTTTCTCCGGATGAAATTGAAAATGCCCCGGAATGGATCCCACTGGAAACAGCTCAAAAACAGGCGTCAGATCAGAACAAGCTCATCATGATTGATATCTATGAAGTGGGTTGCCAATACTGCCGCGCAATGGAGAGAGAAGTCTATCCGTCACCAAGCGTTCGGGCTGTTTTGGACCGAGATTTTGTCCCCGTAAAAATCAACGGACATTCCGAAAATACGGTAATTTATAAAGGAGAAGAGATGACTGAGCAGCAGTTTGCCAGCCAAATGGGAGTAACCGCCTATCCGTTTACAGTGATCATGGATGGCGAAGGTAACGTCATCGATTCCCGCCGCGGATATATGAACATCGTAAACTTTTCCCGGTTTTTGAGAGATTCGGTTGAAAAGGCTACTTAA
- a CDS encoding ATP-binding protein codes for MGYSQVDKLKTGLSAGAVLFCLIIFFGFGNNIQSSARSISENGPDEMAVRDTTYVRKLNESALNFLESGRLDSAAVLIHEAYSLSSILDDVEGEAFASANLAKYYDMRGMPDSTVSALEESLSKYEGTQKYTRLGNLIATAHHQLGNFQQSLDLYRELLDVSVQEQDTSMQVALTQNMGNSYSSLGDIPSAIDSYLNSMQMAEENKDTLALAVVLDNLASINAEEGNFELAEEYLFRALDLNKEIENWQNQITNHMSLGILYKDWDKFDLSRENYERVLELADETGNVISRIQAIYNLGILYTSMGEADLAMESFQESLRLSEENNIPIGFFYNRAGIGDLHVELEEYDQAIDNYQQALEIAEMVQGSELIRNTLQKLYETADKAGDTLLAYPYLQRYLALVDSLSLTEREAALARQEAMLGLRSEREQRALLEDAIEAQQRNSFIVWTLLGIIVIALIVVILLYRNVREANVLLQKRTDEVTEVNEVKDKLLSVLAHDLRTPISNIQGVVYLIRENLLDKEDLDNALNHIDFQLQQGINTLTNYLEWAQDHRGGITADMENFSLLTVIENSIHEIKKSAENKGVILVNKVNRKTAVYADKHMMNVILRNLLSNAIKYVDDGDSVTIDARETDSDIKLSIKDTGRGIPEEKLKNLFKPFNRVTRGTKGEIGTGLGLALCKEFSEKQGGTIRCESESGKGTTFTVILQKVNNKAEKLEPVAANKVKNS; via the coding sequence ATGGGTTACTCTCAAGTCGATAAATTAAAGACGGGTTTATCAGCGGGTGCTGTACTTTTCTGCCTGATAATTTTTTTTGGGTTCGGCAACAACATTCAGTCGAGTGCCCGAAGTATATCTGAGAACGGGCCGGATGAGATGGCCGTTCGCGACACTACCTATGTAAGAAAGCTAAACGAAAGCGCCTTAAACTTTTTGGAAAGTGGAAGGCTCGATTCTGCAGCGGTTCTAATCCACGAAGCATACAGCCTTTCAAGTATTTTAGATGATGTTGAAGGTGAGGCCTTTGCCTCTGCCAATTTGGCCAAGTATTATGATATGCGGGGGATGCCCGATTCAACCGTTTCAGCACTTGAAGAAAGTCTTTCCAAATATGAGGGCACCCAAAAATATACCCGCCTGGGCAATCTGATTGCAACGGCCCATCACCAGCTAGGTAATTTCCAGCAGTCCCTTGATCTTTACCGTGAGCTGCTGGACGTCTCTGTCCAGGAACAGGATACATCTATGCAGGTTGCTCTGACCCAAAATATGGGGAACAGTTACAGCTCTCTGGGAGATATTCCTTCCGCCATAGACAGTTACCTGAACAGCATGCAGATGGCGGAAGAAAATAAGGACACTCTTGCATTAGCCGTAGTTCTGGACAACTTAGCTTCCATCAATGCGGAAGAGGGTAATTTTGAACTGGCCGAAGAATACCTGTTCCGCGCACTCGATCTCAATAAAGAAATAGAAAACTGGCAGAATCAGATTACCAATCATATGAGCCTGGGTATTCTCTACAAAGATTGGGATAAATTTGACCTGTCTCGCGAAAATTATGAACGTGTTCTTGAACTGGCAGATGAAACCGGAAACGTAATCAGCCGCATTCAGGCTATTTACAATCTAGGAATTTTATACACCTCAATGGGAGAAGCCGATCTGGCTATGGAATCATTCCAGGAATCTCTGAGGCTCAGTGAAGAGAACAATATTCCCATCGGATTTTTCTATAACAGGGCCGGCATTGGGGATTTGCACGTTGAACTTGAGGAATACGATCAGGCAATCGACAATTACCAACAGGCCCTTGAAATTGCCGAAATGGTTCAGGGTTCTGAACTGATTCGAAATACCCTTCAGAAATTATATGAAACAGCAGACAAAGCCGGTGATACTCTGCTTGCATATCCATATTTGCAGCGATACCTGGCTCTTGTAGACAGCCTCTCCCTAACAGAGAGGGAAGCAGCCCTTGCCCGGCAAGAAGCTATGCTCGGGCTTCGCAGCGAACGAGAGCAACGCGCACTGCTCGAAGATGCCATTGAAGCTCAGCAAAGAAACTCTTTCATTGTGTGGACATTGTTGGGAATCATTGTAATAGCTTTAATTGTCGTGATTCTACTCTATCGAAATGTCCGTGAGGCCAATGTTCTTCTGCAAAAGAGAACTGATGAGGTTACCGAAGTAAATGAAGTGAAAGACAAACTTCTGTCTGTTCTTGCTCATGATTTGCGTACACCCATCTCAAACATTCAGGGAGTAGTTTATCTGATTCGTGAAAATTTACTCGATAAGGAAGATCTCGATAACGCACTGAATCACATAGACTTTCAGTTGCAGCAAGGCATAAACACACTTACCAATTATCTTGAGTGGGCTCAGGATCACCGTGGCGGGATAACCGCTGATATGGAAAATTTCAGTCTGCTTACTGTCATTGAAAATTCCATTCATGAAATCAAAAAAAGTGCTGAAAATAAAGGCGTTATTTTGGTCAACAAAGTAAATCGTAAAACCGCCGTCTATGCCGACAAGCACATGATGAATGTGATTCTTCGAAATTTACTTTCGAATGCTATCAAGTATGTGGATGATGGCGACAGTGTAACAATTGACGCAAGGGAAACGGATTCCGACATTAAACTTTCCATTAAAGACACGGGACGAGGCATCCCGGAAGAAAAACTGAAGAATCTCTTTAAACCATTTAACCGGGTTACACGCGGAACAAAAGGTGAAATCGGTACCGGTCTCGGACTTGCACTTTGTAAAGAGTTCAGCGAAAAACAGGGAGGAACTATTCGCTGTGAAAGTGAGTCAGGGAAAGGAACTACATTTACCGTAATTCTTCAAAAAGTAAATAATAAGGCTGAAAAGCTGGAGCCAGTTGCTGCAAATAAAGTGAAGAATAGTTAG
- a CDS encoding SDR family oxidoreductase: protein MKITVVGAHGQISMLMHPKLIANGHSVRGIIRKEKQAADLKELGVEPIVADIEELDDISDAVGDADAVLFAAGAGPGSGAERKWTVDRDGAIKLIDACKKNGIDRYVIISAMGLDNPRGNDVFQVYQKAKAEADEALKKSGLDYTIVKPGRLTDEIGTGMISVGKDLDRGEIPREDVASVLAEIFDKSETIGMEFDLLSGDQTIANALAEWTQNTG from the coding sequence ATGAAGATTACAGTTGTAGGTGCGCACGGACAAATTTCAATGCTGATGCATCCCAAGTTGATTGCAAACGGACATTCTGTTCGCGGAATCATCCGAAAAGAAAAACAAGCGGCCGATTTGAAAGAACTTGGCGTTGAACCCATCGTCGCAGATATCGAAGAGCTGGATGATATTTCCGATGCGGTGGGAGATGCAGACGCCGTACTTTTTGCCGCCGGTGCCGGACCGGGAAGCGGAGCCGAACGAAAGTGGACGGTTGACCGTGACGGAGCCATCAAACTGATTGATGCCTGTAAGAAAAACGGCATTGACCGATACGTCATTATCAGCGCGATGGGGCTCGATAATCCCCGCGGGAATGACGTCTTCCAGGTCTATCAAAAAGCAAAAGCGGAAGCGGATGAAGCCCTGAAAAAGAGTGGGTTGGATTATACCATCGTTAAACCGGGTCGTTTGACAGACGAAATCGGAACGGGAATGATTTCAGTTGGAAAAGATTTGGATCGGGGAGAAATTCCCCGTGAAGATGTCGCCTCCGTTTTGGCAGAAATTTTTGATAAATCCGAAACCATTGGAATGGAATTTGATCTACTTTCCGGCGATCAAACGATAGCAAATGCACTCGCCGAATGGACTCAGAATACTGGATAA
- the mtgA gene encoding monofunctional biosynthetic peptidoglycan transglycosylase — MLKKTLQIFGSVLLGTGFSLIFFIMVLRWINPPFTAFTLQADWNELDQDFYSLRSTWVSAEELPEQMVWAVVAAEDQLFFEHHGFDVESIEDAWEDYQEGERTRGASTISQQVAKNLFLSPAQSLFRKGIEAGITVLIELFWTKERIIEMYLNIAEFGPGVFGIGKASEVYFNREPDQLTPEMAARFAAVLPSPKRMRVNPPSPYTQERSRWILRQMNQLTGKIYYAFEQNASQPEPSPEEPDSTVFDSTGNSTNPDSLAVDLSPDTLFRELPDSTVSVSDTSDTTQVF, encoded by the coding sequence ATGTTGAAAAAAACGTTGCAAATATTCGGATCGGTACTGCTGGGAACAGGGTTTTCGCTGATCTTTTTTATTATGGTGCTTCGCTGGATCAATCCTCCCTTTACGGCTTTCACACTACAAGCTGACTGGAACGAACTTGACCAGGACTTTTATAGCCTCCGTTCAACATGGGTTTCCGCTGAAGAACTTCCCGAACAGATGGTCTGGGCTGTTGTAGCTGCAGAAGACCAACTTTTTTTTGAACATCATGGTTTTGATGTAGAATCGATTGAAGATGCCTGGGAAGATTACCAGGAAGGTGAACGTACGCGGGGTGCCAGTACCATTTCGCAACAGGTGGCAAAAAATCTTTTCCTTTCGCCCGCCCAATCGCTCTTCCGGAAGGGAATTGAAGCCGGTATTACTGTTTTGATCGAGCTGTTCTGGACCAAAGAACGGATCATCGAAATGTATCTTAATATTGCCGAATTTGGACCGGGAGTTTTTGGAATAGGAAAAGCGTCTGAAGTTTACTTCAACCGCGAACCTGATCAATTAACGCCGGAAATGGCCGCTCGGTTTGCAGCAGTTCTGCCAAGCCCGAAACGGATGCGTGTCAACCCTCCATCACCTTATACACAAGAACGCAGCCGGTGGATTTTACGCCAGATGAATCAGCTGACGGGCAAAATCTATTATGCATTTGAGCAAAATGCTTCACAGCCAGAACCTTCACCAGAAGAGCCTGATTCAACCGTTTTTGATTCGACTGGAAATTCAACCAATCCGGATTCTCTGGCAGTGGATTTGTCTCCGGATACTCTTTTCCGGGAATTACCGGATTCCACAGTATCTGTTTCTGACACAAGCGATACAACTCAGGTCTTTTAA
- a CDS encoding HD domain-containing protein translates to MDSKNQISFGFQTLEQQCREFIEGVLSEVDDSAHDLNHMLRVVKNAKLILEQEEADAEIVIAAAWLHDCVIIPKNHPDRKRASMLAAEKAGNFLKGIEFPKEKTDATKHAIEAHSFSAGISPQSIEAKIVQDADRLDAIGAIGIARCFMVGGKLDRMLYNEDDPFCEKRDPDDTIWTIDHFYKKLFKLPEMMHTEAAKKEGHVRVRFMEEYLMKLKREI, encoded by the coding sequence ATGGATTCAAAGAATCAGATTAGCTTCGGATTTCAAACACTGGAGCAACAGTGCAGGGAATTTATTGAAGGTGTTCTCTCTGAAGTGGATGACTCTGCTCATGATCTCAACCACATGTTGCGTGTGGTAAAAAATGCTAAGCTCATTTTAGAACAGGAAGAAGCGGATGCGGAAATTGTGATTGCTGCTGCATGGCTTCACGATTGTGTCATTATTCCGAAAAATCATCCCGACCGCAAACGAGCTTCAATGCTTGCCGCAGAAAAAGCCGGTAACTTTTTGAAAGGAATTGAGTTTCCAAAAGAAAAAACGGATGCCACCAAACACGCAATTGAAGCCCACAGTTTTTCAGCAGGAATTTCCCCGCAATCTATCGAAGCGAAAATTGTACAGGATGCCGACCGGTTGGATGCTATCGGAGCAATAGGAATTGCACGATGTTTTATGGTAGGCGGTAAACTGGATCGGATGCTTTACAATGAGGACGACCCGTTTTGCGAAAAAAGAGATCCGGATGATACCATCTGGACGATTGATCATTTCTACAAAAAATTATTCAAATTACCCGAAATGATGCACACAGAAGCTGCGAAAAAAGAAGGGCACGTAAGGGTTCGGTTTATGGAAGAATATTTGATGAAACTAAAGCGAGAAATTTAA
- a CDS encoding sulfurtransferase encodes MKKLFLLVPLLSILVLSSCKSPQEEQLTEFVPYPNAELLVDVDELNHLLLDEDTFLIDARSDVSGSFIPDAVHFSARRELGDPDHSVNNFLIGPAAFEEKMRALGLNQDHKVVIMDEGNSLDAARLFYALEYYGFANASILDGGLAAWVEEGYPTSEEPNQAEPGNFAAEVQPARFCDYETIVLASSDPNKIILDVRSEGEYTGEVKRADKNGHIPNAVHLEWSDVLKSEGIPYFKPANEIREIYASAGLTPDKEIIPHCQSNVRGSHTYFTLRLMGYDSVRPYEGSWEEYGNREESVVVQ; translated from the coding sequence ATGAAGAAACTATTTCTGCTTGTCCCGCTTCTTTCCATTTTAGTTTTGTCATCTTGTAAATCTCCCCAGGAAGAGCAATTGACGGAGTTTGTGCCGTATCCAAATGCCGAATTGCTTGTGGATGTGGACGAACTGAATCACCTGCTGCTCGATGAAGATACATTTTTAATTGATGCGCGGAGTGACGTAAGCGGCTCATTTATTCCGGATGCTGTTCATTTTTCCGCCCGAAGAGAGCTTGGTGATCCGGATCATTCTGTCAATAATTTCCTGATTGGGCCGGCTGCGTTCGAGGAAAAAATGAGAGCGTTGGGATTGAATCAGGATCATAAAGTGGTCATCATGGATGAAGGAAACAGCCTGGATGCTGCCCGGCTCTTTTATGCACTTGAGTATTACGGATTTGCAAATGCGTCCATCTTAGACGGCGGACTGGCAGCGTGGGTTGAGGAAGGATATCCAACATCTGAAGAGCCGAATCAGGCAGAGCCCGGAAATTTTGCAGCGGAAGTTCAGCCGGCCCGTTTTTGCGATTACGAAACGATCGTTTTGGCATCCTCAGATCCGAATAAAATTATTCTTGATGTGAGATCAGAAGGCGAATACACCGGTGAAGTGAAACGGGCGGATAAAAACGGGCACATTCCGAATGCCGTTCACCTAGAGTGGAGTGATGTCCTGAAGTCCGAAGGCATCCCCTATTTTAAACCCGCAAACGAAATCCGGGAAATCTATGCATCAGCGGGCCTTACGCCAGATAAAGAGATCATTCCGCATTGTCAGTCGAACGTCCGGGGATCTCACACCTACTTTACACTTCGGTTGATGGGCTACGATTCCGTTCGCCCGTACGAAGGCTCCTGGGAGGAATACGGAAATCGGGAAGAGTCGGTAGTGGTGCAATAA
- a CDS encoding CHRD domain-containing protein: MSINRNQKQGRSDMKSYVITIILFVACFANVEAQQKHSVIMTGLDVVPDVHTPASGGGEAWVESDTLYVRLKFENLQAPYYTSNIHYGEEGENGNPIYKLTPSLSEDHLSGTFDPENNKFALSDAMKEAFENGNLYITIASEQHQRGELRGQIDGF, encoded by the coding sequence ATGAGTATTAATCGAAATCAAAAGCAAGGAAGGTCTGACATGAAATCTTATGTGATTACAATCATTTTGTTTGTTGCATGTTTTGCAAATGTGGAAGCCCAGCAAAAGCATTCCGTTATCATGACGGGCCTGGATGTTGTGCCTGATGTGCATACACCCGCCAGCGGAGGCGGCGAAGCCTGGGTTGAATCAGATACTCTTTACGTGAGATTGAAGTTCGAAAATTTACAAGCTCCTTACTATACCAGCAATATCCATTATGGTGAGGAGGGAGAAAACGGAAATCCAATCTACAAATTAACTCCCAGCCTCTCGGAGGATCACCTGAGCGGCACCTTTGATCCGGAAAACAACAAATTTGCGTTAAGTGATGCTATGAAGGAAGCCTTTGAAAATGGAAATCTCTATATCACCATCGCTTCGGAACAGCATCAACGGGGTGAGCTCCGAGGACAAATTGACGGCTTTTAA
- a CDS encoding metal-dependent hydrolase, with the protein MDSITQIALGAAIGESVLGRKIGIRAAAWGALLGTLPDLDVLANPLLDNVSELGFHRSLTHSFLFCFLASPLFGYAINYVQQKWDVGWRRWTKLVFLVFFTHILLDVQTTYGTQVFYPFSDWPITTDSIFIIDPVYTLLLFFGLIPALFMEWSSQKRMILNRGGLLLSTFYLVWALGIKAHVHSVYDASFENQYGYYDQIKTTPNGPTTFLWTGYIIREDTVYQSVYSIFDDDTDLEFRVIPRNTNLIEPYKNDRGVETLLWFSRDYYSVGEKDGVLVFNDLRFGRSDLWLTNNEEAEFVWQNYILLDDEGNAASFELATPSFSTRSSILSRFIDRIKGE; encoded by the coding sequence ATGGATTCAATTACTCAAATAGCTCTTGGAGCAGCCATAGGCGAGTCTGTTCTTGGAAGAAAAATCGGTATCCGGGCAGCCGCATGGGGCGCCCTTTTGGGAACACTTCCCGATCTTGATGTACTTGCCAATCCGCTTCTTGATAACGTTTCAGAACTCGGCTTTCACAGGAGTTTGACACACTCATTTCTTTTCTGCTTTTTGGCTTCTCCGTTGTTTGGCTATGCCATCAATTATGTGCAACAAAAATGGGATGTGGGTTGGCGGCGGTGGACCAAACTCGTGTTTCTCGTCTTTTTCACACATATCCTGCTGGATGTTCAAACCACATACGGCACACAAGTATTTTACCCATTCTCTGACTGGCCGATTACAACGGATTCTATTTTTATCATAGATCCTGTTTATACGCTTCTGCTTTTTTTCGGGCTGATTCCCGCTCTTTTTATGGAGTGGTCGTCCCAAAAGCGGATGATACTAAACCGTGGCGGACTCCTTTTGAGTACATTTTACCTTGTGTGGGCGTTGGGAATCAAGGCCCATGTTCACAGTGTGTACGATGCTTCTTTTGAAAATCAGTACGGCTATTATGATCAGATCAAAACCACACCCAACGGGCCAACCACTTTTTTATGGACAGGATACATCATTCGTGAAGATACCGTTTATCAATCCGTATACTCTATTTTTGATGATGATACGGATCTTGAATTCCGGGTCATCCCAAGAAATACAAATTTAATTGAGCCATACAAGAATGACCGGGGTGTGGAGACTCTGCTGTGGTTTTCCCGGGATTATTACAGCGTGGGAGAGAAGGACGGCGTTCTTGTTTTTAACGATCTAAGATTTGGACGCAGTGATTTATGGCTGACAAATAATGAAGAAGCCGAGTTTGTTTGGCAAAACTATATCCTTCTTGATGATGAAGGAAATGCCGCATCATTTGAACTCGCCACCCCATCTTTCAGCACACGATCTTCTATTCTCTCTCGTTTTATCGACCGTATAAAAGGTGAGTAA
- a CDS encoding formate/nitrite transporter family protein — translation MAKNNKENEVDTSESGAPAGGRAIRDMFSTDEIFHRITATAEEEFSRSDRLLFWSGLAAGLSMGLTFVARSTFTGALPYDYSGLLGNLLYPLGFLLIVLGRYQLFTENTLTPVTLVLTRLTNLPVLLRLWGVVLFANLFGSSIMAFILANTGIFDADATAAAIKFGEHAVELSWWDLFWKAVIAGWIVASMVWLIHAARDMTARFITVYVLMFMIPSADLFHCIIASCEMFFVVFKGVVEWYEYGRVVSAVIVGNTVGGVLLVAILNHAQVQEERLPKGEKEKIE, via the coding sequence ATGGCAAAAAATAACAAAGAAAATGAAGTAGATACATCCGAAAGCGGAGCGCCCGCCGGAGGCCGTGCAATTCGTGATATGTTTTCTACGGATGAAATTTTCCATCGCATTACCGCTACGGCAGAAGAGGAGTTTAGCCGGTCCGACCGTCTGTTATTCTGGAGCGGACTTGCTGCAGGGCTTTCCATGGGCCTTACTTTTGTAGCCCGTTCTACCTTCACAGGGGCGCTTCCATATGACTACAGCGGCCTGCTGGGGAACCTGTTGTATCCACTCGGTTTTTTGTTGATCGTTTTAGGTCGGTATCAGCTGTTTACAGAGAATACGCTTACGCCCGTCACCCTTGTATTAACAAGATTGACCAACCTTCCCGTATTATTAAGGCTTTGGGGAGTTGTTCTTTTTGCAAATTTGTTTGGCTCTTCTATCATGGCTTTTATCCTGGCTAATACCGGTATTTTTGATGCCGATGCTACTGCCGCTGCCATAAAATTCGGAGAGCATGCTGTGGAATTATCCTGGTGGGATTTGTTTTGGAAAGCAGTAATTGCGGGATGGATTGTTGCCTCCATGGTTTGGCTGATTCATGCCGCGCGCGATATGACGGCACGGTTTATCACTGTGTATGTATTGATGTTTATGATTCCTTCTGCAGATCTTTTTCACTGCATTATTGCTTCATGCGAAATGTTTTTTGTAGTGTTTAAAGGCGTTGTGGAATGGTACGAATACGGACGTGTGGTTTCTGCCGTGATCGTAGGGAATACGGTTGGCGGGGTTCTGCTTGTGGCTATTCTTAATCATGCGCAGGTTCAGGAAGAACGCTTGCCAAAGGGTGAAAAAGAAAAAATAGAATAA